In the genome of Bacteroides mediterraneensis, the window CGCGTAACGGATTGTATTCACATCCACTACAGTCACGTTATACATAGCTTCGATTTCACGCTTAATTTCTAACTTGTTAGCTTCAGGACGGACAATAAATCCAAAGCGGTTGAACTTTTCAGATATTGCCGTCATCTTTTCTGTAACCAACGGTTTAATAATCATTCCCATATTACTTCAGCCTCCTTTAATTATTTCACTAAGGTTTCCTCGATAGCTTTCAATGCACTTTCTGTCACAACAAGAGTTTCTGCGTTCAATACAGAGTATGTATTCAGCGCAGAAGCAATTGCAAGATTTGTACGCTCTAAGTTACGAGCAGACAAATATACGTTTTTATTTGCTTCCGGCAAAACCATAAGTAGCTTTTTACCAGCCACTTTAAGATTATTCACAACGTTTACGAATTCTTTAGTCTTAGGAGCTTCAAAAGTGAAGTCTTCAACCACCACGATGCTGTTAGCCTGAGCTTTATATGCCAAAGCAGACTTACGAGCCAGAGTCTTCACTTTCTTGTTCAGTTTGAACCAATAGTCACGAGGTTTCGGACCGAATACACGAGCACCACCCACCAATACTGGAGAGTTGATATCACCACGACGTGCACCGCCACCACCTTTCTGACGGCCTAATTTACGAGTAGAGCCACTGATTTCGCTTCTTTCCTTAGACTTGTGAGTACCCTGGCGCTGATTAGCCATATACTGTTTTACATCCAGATAGATAGCGTGATCATTTGGAGTGATTCCGAAGATAGCCTCATTCAAAGCCACCTTTCTTCCGGTTTCTTCACCCTTGATATTTAAAACGTTAACTTCCATTATTTCTCAATTATTACGATTGAACCTTTACAACCCGGAACAGAACCTTTAATCAACAGCAGGTTGTGTTCAGGAATCACTTTTAATACCTGTAAGTTGTGAGTAGTCACTCTGTCACCAC includes:
- the rplW gene encoding 50S ribosomal protein L23, whose translation is MGMIIKPLVTEKMTAISEKFNRFGFIVRPEANKLEIKREIEAMYNVTVVDVNTIRYAGKNKSRYTKSGLINGRTNAYKKAIVTLKEGDTIDFYSNI
- the rplD gene encoding 50S ribosomal protein L4, with the protein product MEVNVLNIKGEETGRKVALNEAIFGITPNDHAIYLDVKQYMANQRQGTHKSKERSEISGSTRKLGRQKGGGGARRGDINSPVLVGGARVFGPKPRDYWFKLNKKVKTLARKSALAYKAQANSIVVVEDFTFEAPKTKEFVNVVNNLKVAGKKLLMVLPEANKNVYLSARNLERTNLAIASALNTYSVLNAETLVVTESALKAIEETLVK